A portion of the Blastopirellula sediminis genome contains these proteins:
- a CDS encoding 2-oxoacid:acceptor oxidoreductase subunit alpha: MSTEFESETEQSKTVLQIEEATVRFCGDSGDGMQLAGTQLTNTSALAGNDIATFPDFPAEIRAPRGTLAGVSGFQVHFASTDIYTPGESVDAMVAMNPAALKTNVADLKPGGVLIVNSDAFDKKSLEQAGYATNPLEDESLEGFQLFQVAMTDLTRRAVDGLDLSQKEADRCRNFFAMGLAFWMYGRSLDPTLRFIESKFKKLPAIAEANRRALTAGRNYGETTDAFVSSYRVEKAKLPAGKYRNMTGNQALAWGLMTAAKLSQKDLFLGSYPITPASDILHELSRYKNFGVRTFQAEDEIAAVCSAIGAAYSGHMALTTSSGPGIALKGEAMGLAVMLELPLLIVDVQRGGPSTGLPTKTEQADLLQVMFGRNGECPMPVIAARSPADCFDVGIEAWRIAARFMTPVMILSDGYLANGSEPWRIVNFKELEPIPIKHPEGPVDGKPFLAYERDELLARPWAIPGTPGLMHRVGGLEKADGTGNVSYDPKNHQHMINTRAQKVKNVAKVIGDQEVMGEASGDLLVLSWGGPYGSCRTAVAKLQSQGHKVSHAHLRWLNPFPANLGEILRNFKKVLIPELNMGQLSMLIRNEFMIDTVSLNKVQGKPFHVTEIIEKAKTLLP, encoded by the coding sequence ATGTCCACCGAATTTGAGAGTGAAACGGAACAGTCCAAAACAGTTCTGCAGATTGAAGAAGCGACCGTCCGCTTTTGCGGCGACTCTGGCGACGGTATGCAGCTCGCCGGAACGCAGCTGACCAATACGTCGGCCTTGGCAGGCAACGACATCGCCACCTTTCCCGACTTTCCTGCGGAAATTCGCGCTCCACGCGGAACCCTGGCCGGCGTCTCCGGCTTCCAGGTCCATTTCGCGTCGACCGACATTTACACGCCGGGCGAATCGGTTGACGCCATGGTCGCGATGAATCCGGCTGCGCTAAAGACGAACGTCGCCGACCTGAAGCCGGGCGGCGTGCTGATCGTCAACTCAGACGCCTTCGACAAGAAGTCGCTCGAGCAAGCCGGCTACGCGACGAACCCGCTCGAAGACGAATCGCTCGAAGGGTTTCAGTTGTTCCAAGTGGCGATGACCGACCTGACTCGTCGCGCCGTCGATGGTCTCGATCTCAGTCAGAAAGAAGCCGATCGCTGCCGCAACTTCTTTGCCATGGGGCTGGCCTTCTGGATGTACGGGCGATCGCTCGATCCGACGCTGCGTTTTATCGAGTCGAAGTTCAAAAAGCTGCCGGCCATCGCCGAAGCGAACCGTCGCGCATTGACCGCCGGTCGTAATTACGGCGAAACGACCGACGCGTTCGTCAGCTCGTATCGGGTCGAAAAAGCGAAGTTGCCTGCCGGCAAGTATCGCAATATGACCGGTAACCAGGCGCTTGCTTGGGGCTTGATGACGGCTGCCAAGCTAAGCCAAAAGGACTTGTTCCTCGGCTCGTATCCGATCACGCCTGCCAGCGACATTCTGCACGAGCTGAGCCGCTACAAGAATTTCGGCGTCCGCACGTTCCAAGCGGAAGACGAAATCGCGGCGGTCTGCTCGGCGATTGGCGCCGCTTATTCCGGCCACATGGCGCTGACCACTTCCAGCGGTCCAGGCATCGCGCTCAAAGGAGAAGCGATGGGTCTGGCCGTAATGTTGGAGTTGCCGCTGCTGATCGTCGACGTGCAGCGCGGCGGTCCGAGCACCGGTCTGCCGACCAAGACGGAGCAAGCCGACTTGTTGCAAGTGATGTTCGGTCGCAACGGCGAATGCCCGATGCCGGTCATCGCCGCTCGCAGCCCGGCCGATTGCTTCGATGTCGGGATTGAAGCGTGGCGCATTGCGGCCCGCTTTATGACGCCGGTCATGATCTTGAGCGATGGCTACCTGGCGAACGGCTCCGAGCCGTGGCGGATCGTCAACTTCAAAGAGCTGGAACCGATTCCGATCAAGCATCCGGAAGGTCCGGTCGACGGCAAACCGTTCCTGGCGTACGAACGGGACGAACTGCTCGCTCGCCCGTGGGCGATTCCGGGTACTCCGGGGCTGATGCATCGCGTCGGCGGTCTGGAAAAGGCGGATGGTACCGGCAACGTCAGCTACGATCCGAAGAACCATCAGCACATGATCAACACCCGCGCTCAGAAGGTGAAGAATGTCGCCAAGGTGATCGGCGATCAGGAAGTGATGGGCGAAGCGTCCGGCGACTTGCTGGTCCTCAGCTGGGGCGGTCCGTATGGATCGTGCCGCACCGCCGTGGCGAAATTGCAATCGCAAGGACACAAGGTGAGCCACGCCCATCTGCGTTGGTTGAATCCGTTCCCGGCGAACCTGGGCGAAATCCTCCGCAACTTTAAGAAGGTGCTCATCCCCGAATTGAACATGGGGCAGTTGTCGATGCTCATTCGCAATGAGTTCATGATCGACACCGTCTCCTTGAACAAGGTCCAGGGGAAGCCGTTCCATGTGACCGAGATCATCGAGAAGGCGAAAACGCTGCTGCCGTAA
- a CDS encoding 2-oxoacid:ferredoxin oxidoreductase subunit beta — protein sequence MASVELPVLKPGDYGSDQDVRWCPGCGDYSILAQMKKVMATLGWPREKTVFVSGIGCSSRFPYYMNTYGMHSIHGRAPAFATGIKSCRPDLNVFVITGDGDALSIGGNHFMHVVRRNVNLNIILFNNRIYGLTKGQYSPTSELGKVTKSTPMGAIDNPMNPLSLAIGCEATFVARSIDVHIKHLADTLKRAAEHPGVSFVEVYQNCNVFNDGAYKYATDKALKADNIIEIEHGKPLIFGQNREKGIRLNGMQPEVVELGKGITEDDLLFHDETSPQPTLAYLLSRMRYPEFPEPIGVLRCVDAPRYDDLLNEQVAQARAEKGEGDLDKLFNSGDTWTVE from the coding sequence ATGGCTTCCGTCGAATTACCCGTCCTCAAACCTGGCGACTACGGCAGCGATCAGGACGTGCGCTGGTGCCCAGGGTGCGGCGACTATTCGATTCTTGCGCAGATGAAGAAAGTGATGGCGACCTTGGGGTGGCCGCGCGAGAAGACGGTCTTCGTTTCCGGCATCGGTTGCAGTAGCCGCTTTCCGTACTACATGAACACGTACGGCATGCATAGCATCCACGGCCGCGCTCCGGCGTTTGCGACCGGCATTAAGAGCTGCCGCCCGGATTTGAACGTCTTTGTGATCACCGGCGACGGCGACGCGCTCAGCATCGGCGGTAATCACTTCATGCACGTCGTGCGACGTAACGTCAACTTGAACATTATCTTGTTCAACAATCGGATTTATGGCCTTACCAAGGGGCAATATTCGCCGACCTCGGAATTGGGCAAAGTCACCAAGAGCACGCCGATGGGCGCGATCGACAACCCAATGAACCCGCTTTCGCTGGCTATTGGCTGCGAAGCGACCTTTGTCGCTCGTTCGATTGACGTCCATATCAAGCATTTGGCCGACACTTTGAAGCGGGCCGCGGAACATCCGGGCGTCTCGTTTGTTGAGGTTTATCAGAACTGCAACGTGTTTAACGACGGCGCCTACAAGTACGCGACCGACAAGGCGTTAAAGGCCGATAACATTATCGAAATTGAACATGGAAAGCCGCTCATCTTCGGCCAAAATAGAGAAAAGGGGATTCGCCTGAACGGCATGCAGCCGGAAGTGGTCGAACTTGGCAAAGGGATCACCGAAGACGATCTGCTGTTCCATGACGAAACGTCGCCTCAGCCGACCCTCGCCTACTTGCTGAGTCGGATGCGATATCCTGAGTTCCCCGAACCGATCGGCGTACTGCGCTGCGTCGACGCTCCTCGCTATGACGACCTGCTGAATGAGCAAGTCGCGCAAGCTCGAGCGGAAAAAGGGGAAGGGGATCTCGATAAGTTGTTCAACTCTGGAGACACCTGGACGGTGGAGTAA
- a CDS encoding CBS domain-containing protein, which produces MYCQACGAENFDGADQCEACGQPLALEPASKSSVEEQLRRDTIAKLPMKTPLTSSPDAPLGDVLTVLSTNAIGAVVITDDHHRPIGIFSERDALIRVGPDYRDHLNTPISNFMTTDPQTIDQSTPITFAVHQMDVGHYRHLPVIDEDGRVTAVISIRDLLRYLTEKIAAAEVAD; this is translated from the coding sequence ATGTATTGTCAGGCCTGCGGCGCCGAGAACTTTGACGGCGCCGACCAGTGCGAAGCGTGCGGACAGCCGCTCGCACTGGAGCCCGCGTCAAAGAGCAGCGTTGAAGAGCAGCTTCGTCGCGATACGATCGCGAAGCTGCCGATGAAGACGCCGCTGACGTCCTCTCCGGACGCGCCGCTGGGGGACGTACTAACCGTCTTGTCGACCAATGCGATCGGCGCGGTGGTCATCACGGATGACCACCATCGCCCGATCGGCATTTTCAGCGAACGAGATGCGTTGATCCGCGTCGGTCCCGACTATCGCGACCACCTGAATACGCCGATCTCGAACTTCATGACGACCGATCCGCAGACGATCGACCAGAGCACGCCGATCACGTTCGCGGTTCACCAAATGGACGTCGGCCATTATCGACATCTGCCGGTGATCGACGAAGATGGTCGCGTGACGGCGGTGATTTCGATTCGCGATCTGCTACGCTATCTGACCGAGAAAATCGCGGCGGCCGAAGTGGCTGATTAA
- a CDS encoding metallophosphoesterase family protein, translated as MNRTACRLVAVLIGLVVANVSFTAPAQAPTATEGQTDARAPVFSYDNAALPNAKPWTAKKFKNSPRNFQFVIIGDRTGGANVEGTFKLAIDQINLLQPEFVINVGDVIEGYSDEKKELHAEWDEVDTMLNTLEMPFFRTPGNHDIANKTAQEVWRERHGATYYHFVYKNVLFMVLDSEDGSRPSPPPEMKEKIALYNRLQTENPAKAKEMLAEFMSDEAVVAALGKPVEFPENQMAWIKKTLAEHTNGRWTFLFLHEPAWENPSESFQAIEELLKGRDHTFFAGHLHYYDYDNIDGYEHITMGPSGASFHHEGPGNVDHIMWVTMTDDGPQMGNIALKGLFDRKGLDPEMFGAYDRKGAESSGKKEDKKPKESQPK; from the coding sequence ATGAACCGCACAGCTTGCAGATTAGTCGCAGTATTGATTGGGCTCGTCGTCGCCAACGTTTCATTCACCGCACCGGCCCAGGCCCCCACAGCGACAGAGGGGCAAACAGACGCAAGGGCGCCGGTCTTTTCCTATGACAACGCTGCGTTGCCTAACGCGAAGCCATGGACGGCGAAGAAGTTCAAGAACAGTCCTCGCAACTTTCAGTTTGTAATCATTGGGGACCGGACTGGGGGAGCTAACGTCGAAGGCACTTTCAAGCTCGCCATTGATCAAATCAACTTGCTGCAACCGGAGTTCGTCATCAACGTTGGTGATGTGATCGAGGGATACAGCGACGAAAAGAAGGAACTGCACGCCGAATGGGACGAGGTCGACACGATGCTCAATACGCTGGAGATGCCGTTCTTCCGTACTCCCGGCAACCACGATATCGCGAACAAAACGGCTCAAGAGGTCTGGCGCGAACGGCATGGCGCCACATACTACCACTTCGTTTATAAGAACGTGCTGTTCATGGTTCTCGATAGCGAAGATGGCTCCCGTCCTTCACCGCCGCCTGAGATGAAGGAGAAGATCGCACTCTACAACCGGCTGCAAACCGAGAATCCGGCCAAAGCGAAGGAGATGCTGGCCGAGTTTATGTCCGACGAAGCGGTTGTCGCCGCGCTCGGCAAACCAGTCGAGTTTCCCGAGAACCAAATGGCTTGGATCAAGAAGACGCTCGCGGAACATACCAATGGGCGTTGGACGTTTCTATTTCTGCACGAGCCCGCCTGGGAAAACCCCTCGGAAAGTTTTCAGGCGATTGAAGAGTTGCTGAAAGGCCGGGATCATACGTTCTTCGCCGGCCATCTGCACTATTACGACTATGACAACATCGACGGCTACGAGCATATCACCATGGGACCTTCTGGGGCCTCCTTTCATCACGAAGGCCCTGGAAATGTGGATCACATTATGTGGGTCACGATGACCGACGATGGCCCACAGATGGGAAACATCGCTCTGAAGGGGCTGTTCGATCGCAAGGGCCTCGATCCCGAAATGTTCGGCGCCTACGACCGCAAGGGCGCAGAGTCTTCGGGAAAAAAGGAAGACAAGAAGCCGAAGGAATCACAACCGAAATAG
- a CDS encoding DUF1570 domain-containing protein: MIARSLLGLLLGLACLSQTFADLVLYNVPGTKLVFILQGKATVNPGANVTFRHPTFGNLYMNAADVKIYKVPSVQSQAVNKLSSAKAAGDLEGCLDAARYALKIGKLNIFYDACKAAWEINPSDDRVKRLVAMKQAIDRPVAVDPAQEKIMRDFTKNRDDMKFVRSKHFLLLHDTSSKKNARTDKTRAEERLDLLETVYESFLMKFCLEGVELQVPDKLLMVVLFAEHREYLQFVTLLGPDLASAAGFYHRIDNIAVFYDQGTDESFEALNLISKKIQSERDEIVRRKISGMADVIRFADTLNLLIDVKRENLDIEVVSHEATHQLAGNTGLMPSNRPVPTWAAEGLATYFESPKQAAWSGIGAVNSERLGWYRELAPLRSVSNIDFIASDQIFTRSANNFTTLHAYGQSWAFTHFLMEKHFDKLVAYYRELSALPEATHTSPQELQKVFDKVFGRDKQALDAQWRTYMRSLKTDLEQTLENAR; encoded by the coding sequence ATGATTGCTCGAAGTCTTCTGGGACTGCTCCTGGGGCTGGCTTGCCTATCGCAAACCTTTGCCGACCTCGTTCTCTATAACGTCCCTGGCACGAAGCTGGTCTTCATTCTTCAGGGGAAAGCGACGGTCAATCCCGGCGCAAACGTGACGTTCCGGCATCCGACGTTCGGCAATCTCTACATGAACGCCGCCGACGTAAAGATCTACAAGGTTCCTTCCGTTCAGTCGCAAGCGGTCAACAAGCTGAGTTCGGCCAAAGCGGCCGGCGACTTGGAGGGCTGTCTGGATGCGGCCCGCTACGCCTTGAAGATCGGCAAATTGAACATCTTCTATGACGCCTGCAAAGCGGCTTGGGAAATCAATCCCAGCGACGATCGCGTGAAGCGACTGGTCGCCATGAAGCAGGCGATCGACCGACCGGTGGCGGTCGACCCGGCGCAAGAAAAGATCATGCGCGACTTCACCAAGAACCGCGACGACATGAAGTTCGTCCGGAGCAAGCACTTCCTTCTGCTGCACGATACCTCCAGCAAAAAGAACGCCCGGACCGACAAGACCCGGGCGGAGGAACGGCTTGATCTGCTGGAAACGGTCTACGAAAGTTTCCTGATGAAGTTCTGCCTGGAAGGGGTTGAACTGCAGGTGCCGGACAAGTTGCTGATGGTGGTGCTCTTCGCAGAACACCGCGAGTACTTGCAGTTCGTGACGCTCCTTGGTCCCGACCTGGCTTCCGCGGCCGGGTTCTACCATCGGATCGACAACATCGCGGTCTTCTACGATCAAGGAACCGACGAGTCGTTCGAGGCGCTCAACCTCATCAGCAAAAAGATTCAAAGCGAACGGGACGAGATCGTCCGTCGCAAGATCAGCGGCATGGCCGATGTGATCCGCTTCGCCGATACGTTGAACTTGCTGATCGACGTGAAGCGGGAAAACCTCGACATCGAAGTGGTCAGCCATGAAGCGACGCATCAACTGGCCGGCAACACCGGTTTGATGCCCTCCAATCGCCCTGTTCCGACATGGGCCGCGGAAGGTTTGGCGACCTATTTTGAATCGCCCAAGCAAGCGGCGTGGAGCGGAATTGGCGCTGTGAACTCGGAACGCCTAGGCTGGTATCGAGAACTAGCGCCGCTGCGAAGCGTCTCGAACATCGACTTCATCGCCAGCGATCAGATCTTCACTCGCTCGGCGAACAACTTTACCACGCTGCACGCCTACGGGCAGTCTTGGGCGTTCACTCACTTCCTGATGGAAAAGCACTTCGACAAACTGGTCGCGTACTATCGCGAACTCTCGGCACTTCCCGAAGCGACGCATACCTCGCCGCAAGAACTGCAGAAGGTCTTCGACAAGGTCTTCGGCCGCGACAAACAGGCTCTCGACGCCCAGTGGCGGACCTACATGCGATCGCTAAAGACCGATTTAGAGCAAACGCTGGAGAACGCACGCTAA
- the groL gene encoding chaperonin GroEL (60 kDa chaperone family; promotes refolding of misfolded polypeptides especially under stressful conditions; forms two stacked rings of heptamers to form a barrel-shaped 14mer; ends can be capped by GroES; misfolded proteins enter the barrel where they are refolded when GroES binds): MAKQMVFGDDARQPLLDGVTKLARAVKSTLGPRGRNAVLDKGWGSPKVTKDGVTVAEDIDLDDPYENLACQLVKEAASKTNDVAGDGTTTATVLAEAIYREGLKMLAAGADAMALSRGIAKAVDAVSEAVQKMAVKINEKSKKEIEQVATIAGNNDPSIGKVLAEAFLKVGKDGVITVEEGRGSETTVEVVEGMQFDRGYLSPHFVTDEDAQTVELDDAYVLVFEEKISSAKKLVPILEAVSKANKPLLIIAEDIEGEALATLVVNKLRGILSVCAVKAPGYGDRRKAMLGDIAVLTAATPVFKDLGIDLESVKLSDLGRTKKVKISSGNTVFVGGAGKKADIEGRVDQIRREIEATDSEYDREKLQERLAKLAGGVAQINCGAITETEMKERKDLLEDAKSATQAALQEGIVPGGGVALLRAEKALKKLDLEGDAKLGADIIAKVLEYPLRTIAENAGVEGSVVVNRVRQQKKTTEGYNADSGAYEDLVDAGVIDPAKVVRTALFNAASVASLLLTTDSLITEIPSAEEAGGDHDHHDHGGMGGMGGMGMPGMM, translated from the coding sequence GTGGCGAAACAGATGGTTTTTGGCGACGATGCCCGCCAGCCGCTCCTAGACGGCGTTACGAAGCTGGCTCGCGCCGTGAAAAGCACGCTTGGACCGCGCGGTCGCAATGCGGTTTTGGACAAAGGTTGGGGTTCGCCGAAGGTAACCAAGGACGGCGTGACCGTCGCTGAGGATATCGATCTGGATGATCCCTACGAAAACCTCGCCTGCCAACTGGTCAAAGAAGCGGCCAGCAAGACGAACGACGTCGCTGGCGACGGCACCACCACCGCCACCGTCCTGGCCGAAGCGATCTATCGCGAAGGTCTGAAGATGCTGGCCGCTGGCGCCGATGCGATGGCCCTGTCGCGCGGCATCGCCAAGGCGGTTGACGCCGTCAGCGAAGCGGTCCAGAAGATGGCCGTCAAAATCAATGAAAAGAGCAAGAAAGAGATCGAACAGGTCGCCACGATCGCTGGCAACAACGACCCGTCGATCGGCAAGGTCTTGGCCGAAGCCTTCTTGAAGGTCGGTAAAGACGGCGTCATCACCGTCGAAGAAGGTCGCGGCAGCGAAACGACCGTCGAAGTGGTCGAAGGGATGCAGTTCGATCGCGGTTATCTCTCGCCCCACTTCGTCACCGACGAAGACGCTCAGACCGTCGAACTGGACGACGCTTACGTCCTGGTCTTTGAAGAGAAGATCTCGTCGGCCAAGAAGCTGGTTCCGATTCTGGAAGCGGTCAGCAAGGCCAACAAGCCGCTGCTGATCATCGCTGAAGATATCGAAGGGGAAGCTCTGGCGACCTTGGTCGTCAACAAACTCCGCGGCATCTTGAGCGTCTGCGCCGTCAAGGCTCCGGGCTACGGCGATCGTCGCAAGGCGATGCTGGGCGACATCGCGGTTCTCACCGCCGCCACCCCGGTCTTCAAGGACCTGGGCATCGACCTGGAAAGCGTCAAGCTGTCGGATCTCGGTCGCACCAAGAAGGTCAAGATCTCGTCGGGCAACACCGTCTTCGTCGGCGGCGCCGGCAAGAAGGCCGACATCGAAGGCCGCGTTGATCAGATCCGTCGCGAAATCGAAGCGACCGATAGCGAATACGATCGCGAAAAGTTGCAAGAACGTCTGGCTAAGCTGGCCGGCGGCGTCGCCCAGATCAACTGCGGCGCGATCACCGAAACCGAAATGAAGGAACGCAAGGACCTGTTGGAAGACGCCAAGAGCGCTACGCAGGCCGCGTTGCAAGAAGGTATCGTTCCGGGCGGCGGCGTCGCGTTGCTGCGTGCCGAAAAGGCCCTGAAGAAGTTGGACCTGGAAGGGGACGCCAAGCTGGGCGCTGACATCATCGCCAAAGTGTTGGAATACCCGCTCCGCACGATCGCCGAAAACGCCGGCGTCGAAGGTTCGGTCGTCGTCAACCGCGTTCGTCAACAGAAGAAGACGACCGAAGGTTACAACGCCGACAGTGGAGCCTACGAAGACCTGGTCGACGCTGGGGTTATCGACCCGGCGAAAGTGGTTCGCACCGCGCTGTTCAACGCCGCGAGCGTTGCGTCGCTACTGTTGACCACCGATTCGTTGATCACCGAGATTCCGTCGGCTGAAGAAGCGGGCGGCGACCATGATCATCACGATCATGGCGGCATGGGTGGTATGGGCGGCATGGGAATGCCGGGCATGATGTAA
- a CDS encoding co-chaperone GroES yields the protein MAKKLKIRTLDDRVVVQPLDAEETTAGGIVLPGSAQEKPQRGTVLAVGPGKLLDSGARAELSVTVGDEVIYGKYGGSDIEIDGEEYKILRESEILAKVVND from the coding sequence ATGGCCAAGAAACTGAAGATTCGCACGTTGGATGACCGCGTCGTCGTGCAACCGCTGGACGCCGAAGAAACGACCGCTGGCGGCATCGTGCTGCCCGGTTCGGCTCAGGAAAAGCCGCAACGCGGCACCGTGTTGGCGGTTGGTCCGGGCAAGTTGCTCGATAGCGGCGCCCGCGCCGAACTGTCGGTCACGGTCGGCGACGAAGTGATCTACGGCAAGTACGGCGGCAGCGACATCGAAATTGACGGTGAGGAATACAAGATCCTCCGCGAGAGCGAAATCCTCGCGAAGGTCGTCAACGACTAG
- the groL gene encoding chaperonin GroEL (60 kDa chaperone family; promotes refolding of misfolded polypeptides especially under stressful conditions; forms two stacked rings of heptamers to form a barrel-shaped 14mer; ends can be capped by GroES; misfolded proteins enter the barrel where they are refolded when GroES binds), with product MAKQLLFDDHARSKMLKGIDKLADAVAVTMGPTGRNVIINKSFGGPTVTKDGVTVSKEIELEDRFENMGAKLVNEVASKTSDVAGDGTTTATVLARAIFKEGIRNIVAGSNPAAIRRGIEKAVAAAEEQLLATAKPVKGKEEVAHVGAISANNDRAIGNLLAEALYRVGKDGVITVEEGKTRETTVDYVEGMQFDKGYVSPYFISNPAEMDCELENALILLFEKKISSIRDLVPILEQVSGTGKPLLIVAEDVDGEALTALVVNKLRGVLNVCAVKAPGFGDRRKAMLADMAILTGATVISEDLGISLDKVQLGQLGKAKRITVTKDNTTIVQGGGDKSALEQRIGQLKKQIEETESEYDKEKYQERLAKLAGGVAVIAVGAETEAEMKQTKARVEDALHATRAALEEGILPGGGVALVRCKEAVEKARSSAKGDEKIGVNIILNVLSAPMKQIADNAGIDGAVVVDEVLQKSANMGYDANSGQYCDMLKAGIIDPAKVVRTALSNAASIAGLLLTTEAMVTNFDKEDKNTRVEGVIR from the coding sequence GTGGCGAAACAACTGCTTTTCGACGATCATGCCCGCAGCAAAATGCTCAAGGGGATCGACAAGCTGGCCGACGCCGTCGCGGTGACGATGGGGCCGACCGGTCGTAACGTCATCATCAACAAGTCGTTCGGCGGTCCGACCGTAACGAAGGACGGCGTGACCGTCTCGAAAGAAATCGAACTCGAAGATCGCTTCGAGAACATGGGCGCCAAGCTGGTGAACGAAGTCGCCAGCAAGACGTCGGACGTCGCCGGCGACGGCACGACCACGGCGACCGTCCTGGCTCGCGCGATTTTCAAAGAAGGTATCCGCAACATCGTCGCCGGCAGCAACCCGGCCGCGATCCGTCGCGGTATCGAAAAGGCCGTTGCGGCCGCTGAAGAACAACTGCTGGCCACCGCCAAGCCGGTTAAGGGTAAAGAAGAAGTCGCGCACGTCGGCGCCATCAGCGCCAACAATGATCGTGCGATCGGCAACCTACTGGCCGAAGCGCTGTACCGCGTCGGTAAAGACGGCGTCATCACCGTCGAAGAAGGCAAGACCCGCGAAACGACCGTCGACTATGTCGAAGGTATGCAGTTCGACAAGGGTTACGTCTCGCCGTACTTCATCTCGAATCCGGCTGAAATGGATTGCGAGTTGGAAAACGCGTTGATCCTCCTCTTCGAGAAGAAGATCAGCAGCATCCGCGATCTGGTGCCGATCCTGGAACAGGTCAGCGGAACCGGCAAGCCGTTGTTGATCGTCGCTGAAGACGTTGACGGCGAAGCGCTCACCGCGCTGGTCGTCAACAAACTGCGCGGCGTGTTGAACGTCTGTGCCGTCAAGGCGCCGGGCTTCGGCGATCGTCGCAAGGCGATGCTGGCCGACATGGCGATCCTGACCGGCGCCACCGTCATCAGCGAAGACCTGGGCATCTCGCTCGACAAGGTCCAGCTGGGTCAGCTTGGTAAAGCCAAGCGGATCACGGTCACCAAGGACAACACCACGATCGTCCAGGGCGGCGGCGACAAGTCGGCGCTGGAGCAACGCATCGGTCAGCTGAAGAAGCAGATCGAAGAGACCGAAAGCGAATACGACAAAGAAAAGTACCAGGAACGCCTGGCGAAGTTGGCCGGTGGGGTCGCCGTGATTGCGGTTGGCGCCGAGACCGAAGCCGAAATGAAGCAGACCAAGGCTCGCGTCGAAGACGCGCTGCATGCGACTCGTGCGGCGCTCGAAGAAGGAATTCTTCCGGGCGGCGGCGTGGCTCTGGTTCGCTGCAAAGAAGCGGTCGAAAAGGCTCGCTCGTCGGCCAAGGGTGACGAAAAGATCGGGGTGAACATCATCCTGAACGTCCTCTCGGCTCCGATGAAGCAGATCGCCGACAACGCCGGCATCGACGGTGCGGTCGTGGTTGACGAAGTTCTGCAGAAGAGCGCCAACATGGGCTACGACGCGAACAGCGGCCAGTACTGCGACATGCTGAAGGCGGGCATCATTGACCCGGCCAAGGTGGTTCGCACCGCTTTGTCGAACGCCGCTAGCATCGCTGGTCTGTTGCTGACCACCGAAGCGATGGTGACCAACTTCGATAAGGAAGATAAGAATACCCGCGTCGAAGGCGTCATTCGCTAA